The following is a genomic window from Solidesulfovibrio sp..
ACGGCTGCTCGATTTCCTGGACGCCCTGGACCAGGCGGCCGTGCCGGTGTGTTCCATGGAGGAGGCCGACGGCTGCCGCGACGCCGACGGATTCACCCTGCTCACCGACGGCCGGCCCGGCGTCCCCGAAACCGGCGGCCGTTTGGTCTACATCTGCGACGACGACGGCTTGACCCTGGAAAAGCTCGGCAGCCAACTGGCCTGCTTCGGCTATGAGACCGAAACCTTCCTGACCCCCGAGTCGCTCTACGCGGCGGCGCTCGGTCGCCGGCCCGACGCCCTGGTCCTGGACATCCGCTTTCCGACGGGGCCCGACGCCGGCATCACGCTGCTGTCCGACCTGCGCCGGGCCATCTCCGGGGATCCCGTGCCGGCCGTCTTCCTCTCGGCCCGCGACGACTTCGCCGCCCGCATGGAGTCCGTGCGGGCCGGCGGCGACGCCTATTTCCTCAAGCCGACCCATATCAGCGAACTGGTGGCCGCCCTCGATCAGCTCACCCACCAGCAGAAACCCGCGCCCTACCGCGTCCTGATCGTGGACGACGAGACCGAGGTGGCGGATTACCACGCCCTCATCCTGCAGGAGGCCGGCATGGTCACCCGCCAGTTGGACCGGCCCCAACGGGTGCTCGAGGTGCTCGAGGAATTCCTGCCGGACATGGTGCTCATGGATATCTACATGCCGGGTTGCAACGGCCATGACCTGGCCAAGGTGATCCGGCAGGTGCCCAATCACGTGGGCCTGCCCATCGTCTACCTCTCCAGCGAGCCGGACCGCAAAAAACAGTTTTCCGCCATGCGCGTGGGGGCCGAGGGCTTTTTGACCAAGCCCGTGGTCCCGGACGAACTGGTGGCCAGGGTGTCGGTCCTGGCCGAGCGCATGCGCATCCTGCGGGCCCACATGGCCCGGGACAGCCTGACGGGGCTGCTAAACCACACCTCCACCACCCACCTGCTCGAACGGTCCCTGGCCGCCGCCGGTCGCGGCACGTCGCCGCTGAGCTTCGCCATGATCGACCTGGACCGGTTCAAGCTGGTCAACGACACCCACGGGCACCTGGTCGGCGACCAGGTGTTGCTGGCCCTGTCGCGGGTGCTGCGGCAGCGGCTGCGCGCCACCGACGTCATCGGCCGCTACGGCGGCGAGGAGTTCGCGGTCATCCTCCAGGACACGGCGGCCGCGGCGGCGGCGGCGCTCATCGATGGGTTGCGCCGGGATTTCTCGCGGTTGCTGTTCCATTCGGCCACGGGGTCGTTTCGTTGCACCTTCAGCGCCGGCATCGCCGGCCATCCGCCCCAAAAGACCCCGGAGCGCCTGCGCGAGGCCGCGGACAGGGCGCTGTACGCGGCCAAGCACGGCGGTCGCGACCG
Proteins encoded in this region:
- a CDS encoding diguanylate cyclase, giving the protein MSETRTHSPREKITRLRRFFLERLPERLVAARALLERLKADPVDRDAAVDLHRHLHNLKGTGASFGFREFAEAVAQGEGLVATVLEQPGEPPADWRERLLDFLDALDQAAVPVCSMEEADGCRDADGFTLLTDGRPGVPETGGRLVYICDDDGLTLEKLGSQLACFGYETETFLTPESLYAAALGRRPDALVLDIRFPTGPDAGITLLSDLRRAISGDPVPAVFLSARDDFAARMESVRAGGDAYFLKPTHISELVAALDQLTHQQKPAPYRVLIVDDETEVADYHALILQEAGMVTRQLDRPQRVLEVLEEFLPDMVLMDIYMPGCNGHDLAKVIRQVPNHVGLPIVYLSSEPDRKKQFSAMRVGAEGFLTKPVVPDELVARVSVLAERMRILRAHMARDSLTGLLNHTSTTHLLERSLAAAGRGTSPLSFAMIDLDRFKLVNDTHGHLVGDQVLLALSRVLRQRLRATDVIGRYGGEEFAVILQDTAAAAAAALIDGLRRDFSRLLFHSATGSFRCTFSAGIAGHPPQKTPERLREAADRALYAAKHGGRDRVVVDGAEPPLRDEP